Proteins from one Staphylococcus saprophyticus subsp. saprophyticus ATCC 15305 = NCTC 7292 genomic window:
- a CDS encoding S66 family peptidase, which translates to MIKPKQLKRGDTVAIVSLSSGLAGETDMLWRTYQGINRLKYVFGLNVKVMPNALKGRTYISQHPEARAEDFNNAVKDPTIKGIISCIGGDDAIKILPFVNLEALREHPKIFSGYSDSTTVHMMFYKMGVVSFYGPALLTDFAENIAMDDYTVRDIEKFWFNTNIIGEILPAKYIRPFGLAWHIENKMIARQTIQQQGYELIQGYGIQQGHLIGGNLETLTSLINTDLFPNKTDFEDAIIFLETSEDTPDPQAFEAMLVQLIQQDALKQCNGMIIGKPFDNVYYTAYKEKILDVLKQYNYTNIPVLYNMSFGHNEPKHMLPYGLQAKIDCNKKQFKIKENAVNIT; encoded by the coding sequence ATGATTAAACCAAAACAATTAAAGCGTGGCGATACGGTAGCAATTGTTTCTTTATCATCAGGACTAGCTGGTGAAACTGACATGTTATGGCGTACGTATCAAGGTATTAATCGATTGAAATATGTATTTGGTTTAAATGTGAAGGTAATGCCAAATGCTTTAAAAGGAAGAACTTATATTAGCCAACATCCCGAAGCGCGGGCTGAAGATTTTAATAATGCCGTTAAAGATCCCACAATAAAGGGTATTATCAGCTGTATTGGTGGTGATGATGCTATTAAAATATTGCCATTTGTGAATCTAGAAGCACTACGGGAGCACCCAAAAATTTTTTCGGGCTATTCTGATTCAACCACGGTTCATATGATGTTTTATAAAATGGGTGTTGTCAGTTTTTATGGGCCTGCATTACTGACAGATTTTGCAGAAAATATTGCTATGGACGATTATACGGTTCGAGATATAGAGAAATTTTGGTTTAATACTAATATAATAGGTGAGATTCTTCCAGCAAAGTATATTAGACCATTTGGATTAGCGTGGCATATAGAAAATAAAATGATTGCTAGACAAACGATACAACAACAAGGTTATGAGTTGATTCAAGGATATGGTATTCAACAAGGACACTTAATTGGTGGGAATTTGGAAACATTGACTAGTTTAATAAACACGGACTTATTTCCAAATAAGACAGATTTTGAAGATGCTATTATATTTTTAGAAACATCTGAAGATACACCAGATCCTCAAGCATTTGAAGCGATGTTGGTCCAATTAATTCAACAAGATGCATTAAAACAGTGCAATGGAATGATTATAGGTAAACCATTTGATAATGTGTATTACACAGCTTATAAAGAAAAAATATTAGATGTATTGAAACAATACAATTACACGAATATACCAGTATTATACAACATGTCTTTTGGTCATAATGAGCCTAAGCACATGCTACCGTATGGTTTACAAGCAAAAATAGATTGTAATAAAAAACAATTTAAAATCAAGGAAAATGCTGTCAATATCACTTGA
- a CDS encoding glycerol-3-phosphate responsive antiterminator: protein MKPYILPAIRSMKDLEKMTQTDYKECVLLDTHIGHIKSIMDLLNKHHIETYMHIDLIKGMSHDEFACEYIIQNYHPKGIVSTKTKVINKAKALNTTTVFRVFVLDSHALRRSIELIKRVEPDYVEVLPGVATKAIQIINEETNTSVIAGGLINTVEEVDIAVKNGAKYITTSDRHLW, encoded by the coding sequence ATGAAACCATATATTTTACCAGCAATTAGATCAATGAAAGATTTAGAAAAAATGACGCAAACAGATTATAAAGAATGCGTATTGCTCGATACACATATTGGTCATATTAAAAGTATAATGGATTTATTAAATAAGCATCACATTGAAACATATATGCATATTGATTTAATTAAGGGCATGAGTCACGATGAATTTGCCTGTGAATATATTATTCAAAATTATCATCCTAAAGGTATTGTCTCTACTAAGACTAAAGTGATCAACAAAGCCAAAGCATTGAATACGACGACTGTGTTCCGTGTTTTTGTATTAGATAGTCATGCATTACGTAGAAGTATTGAATTAATCAAACGTGTAGAACCAGACTATGTTGAAGTATTACCGGGAGTTGCAACTAAAGCAATACAAATTATCAACGAGGAAACGAACACGTCTGTAATTGCAGGTGGATTAATCAATACGGTAGAAGAAGTTGATATCGCAGTTAAAAATGGTGCTAAATATATAACGACAAGTGATCGCCATTTATGGTAA
- the mutL gene encoding DNA mismatch repair endonuclease MutL codes for MGKIKELQTSLANKIAAGEVVERPGSVVKELLENAIDAQATEINIEVEQSGVASIRVVDNGTGIHIDDLGLVFHRHATSKLDADDDLFHIRTLGFRGEALASISSVAKVTLSTCTDNEEGQQIYVENGEILDQKPAKAKRGTDILVESLFYNTPARLKYIKSLYTELGKITDIVNRMAMSHPDIRISLISDGKTIMKTNGSGRTNEVMSEIYGMKVAKDLVHISGDTSDYHLEGFVAKPEHSRSNKHYISIFINGRYIKNFLLNKAILEGYHTLLMIGRYPICYINIEMDPILVDVNVHPTKLEVRLSKEDQLFNLIVEKIREAFKDRILIPQNDMDKITKKNKVLDQFEQQKLDFEKKQQQENHSQPVNSHEEDEKNDDKAYHSSQTHYEPTDYILKEENNTSVSTSPNSDDDYTQTQKSVLYDLENENQSEFINEADFDSDISNHSDSDIKGSVSKDPSRRVPYMEVVGQVHGTYIIAQNENGMYMIDQHAAQERIKYEYFREKIGEVTNEIQNLLIPLTFHFSTDELMIINQHKEELDKVGVHLEPFGGNDYIVDSYPVWFPTAEAEEIIKDMIEYVLEHKKVNVKKIREDAAIMMSCKKSIKANHYLKNNEMADLVNQLRETEDPFTCPHGRPIIINFSNYELERLFKRTI; via the coding sequence ATGGGTAAAATTAAAGAACTACAGACATCCTTAGCGAATAAAATTGCTGCTGGCGAAGTTGTAGAACGACCTGGATCAGTAGTGAAGGAATTGTTAGAAAATGCGATTGATGCCCAAGCGACTGAAATCAATATAGAAGTTGAACAATCCGGCGTAGCATCTATACGAGTTGTGGATAATGGCACAGGTATCCACATAGACGATTTAGGCCTCGTCTTCCACAGACATGCTACGAGTAAATTGGATGCAGATGATGACTTATTCCATATACGTACACTCGGTTTCCGAGGTGAAGCTTTAGCAAGTATCTCTTCAGTAGCAAAGGTTACATTAAGTACATGTACAGATAATGAAGAAGGACAACAGATCTATGTGGAAAATGGTGAAATATTAGATCAAAAACCTGCTAAAGCGAAACGTGGTACAGATATCTTAGTAGAATCGTTATTCTATAATACGCCAGCGCGTTTGAAATATATTAAGAGTTTGTATACGGAATTAGGCAAAATTACAGATATTGTTAATCGTATGGCAATGAGTCATCCAGATATTCGTATTTCATTAATATCAGATGGCAAAACGATTATGAAAACAAATGGTTCGGGCCGTACAAATGAAGTAATGTCAGAAATTTATGGTATGAAAGTGGCAAAAGATTTAGTGCATATTTCTGGTGACACGAGCGATTACCATTTAGAAGGTTTTGTTGCAAAACCAGAACATTCACGTAGTAACAAACATTATATATCGATTTTTATCAATGGGAGATATATTAAAAATTTCTTGTTAAATAAAGCCATTTTAGAAGGTTATCACACCTTGCTCATGATAGGTCGTTACCCAATATGCTATATCAATATTGAGATGGATCCAATTCTAGTTGATGTCAACGTTCATCCGACTAAATTAGAAGTAAGACTGTCCAAAGAGGATCAATTATTTAATTTAATAGTTGAAAAAATACGTGAAGCTTTTAAAGATCGTATTTTAATTCCGCAAAATGATATGGATAAAATTACCAAAAAGAATAAAGTGTTGGATCAATTTGAGCAACAGAAATTAGATTTTGAAAAGAAACAACAACAAGAGAATCATTCACAACCTGTAAATAGCCATGAGGAAGATGAAAAGAATGACGACAAAGCATATCATTCCAGTCAAACTCATTACGAACCTACAGATTATATACTGAAAGAGGAAAACAACACATCAGTTTCTACATCGCCTAATAGTGATGATGACTATACCCAAACGCAAAAATCTGTTTTATATGATTTAGAAAATGAAAATCAATCTGAATTTATAAATGAAGCTGATTTTGATTCAGATATAAGCAATCACTCAGATTCTGATATTAAAGGAAGTGTCAGTAAAGACCCTTCACGTCGTGTGCCTTATATGGAAGTGGTCGGACAAGTTCATGGCACATACATTATCGCTCAAAATGAAAATGGTATGTATATGATTGATCAACATGCGGCACAAGAACGTATCAAATATGAATATTTTAGAGAGAAAATTGGTGAAGTGACGAATGAAATTCAAAATTTGTTAATTCCGTTAACTTTCCACTTTTCAACTGATGAATTAATGATTATTAATCAGCACAAAGAAGAGTTAGATAAAGTAGGCGTTCATCTCGAACCATTTGGGGGTAATGACTATATTGTAGATAGTTATCCGGTTTGGTTTCCCACAGCTGAAGCAGAAGAAATTATAAAAGATATGATTGAATATGTTTTAGAGCATAAGAAAGTAAATGTAAAAAAAATTCGAGAAGACGCTGCCATAATGATGAGTTGCAAAAAATCAATTAAAGCAAATCACTATTTAAAAAATAATGAAATGGCAGATCTAGTCAACCAATTGAGAGAAACTGAAGATCCTTTTACTTGTCCACATGGTAGACCAATTATTATTAATTTCTCAAACTACGAATTAGAAAGATTGTTCAAAAGAACTATCTAG
- the mutS gene encoding DNA mismatch repair protein MutS — MTNQTPMMQQYLKIKSQYQDCLLFFRLGDFYEMFFEDAKVASRVLEITLTKRDAKKEDPIPMCGVPYHSADGYIETLISNGYKVAICEQMEDPRQTKGMVRREVVRIVTPGTVMDQGGVDEKQNNYILSFIQSASMYALSYCDVSTGELKVTHFEDEATLINEITTINPNEIVVKEAIGESLKRQISLTTETITVLPDISDVKYDVNTTNDSHLYHVTQLLLDYVYHTQKRDLSHIESVITYEAVDFMKMDFYAKRNLELTESIRLKSKKGTLLWLMDETKTPMGARRLKQWIDRPLIQKKQIESRLDTVDQFINHFIERDTLRGYLNQVYDIERLVGRVSYGNVNARDLIQLKHSISEIPNIKNLLQAFDEQMTAQFEALEPLDDLLNLLEESLKEEPPISVKEGGLFKTGFNETLDSYLEASKNGKNWLAELQTKERQRTGIKSLKISFNKVFGYFIEITRANLQGFDPTEFGYHRKQTLSNAERFITDELKEKEDIILGAEDKAIELEYQLFVQLREQIKAYTERLQKQAKVISELDCLQSFAEIAQKYNYARPTFSEDKTLELVNSRHPVVERVMDHNDYVPNDCELDKETFIYLITGPNMSGKSTYMRQVAIISIMAQMGAYVPCESAILPVFDQIFTRIGAADDLVSGKSTFMVEMLEAQKALAHATEHSLIIFDEIGRGTSTYDGLALAQAMIEYVAHTSHAKTLFSTHYHELTTLDQSLACLKNVHVAANEYNGELIFLHKVKDGAVDDSYGIQVAKLAHLPVEVINRVQVILDAFEQSNNQTNNKNTMNHVDIPTDKNLNASSDEVTEIKATYYVDNEQSAATQHAKSDGQFEQAAFDLFDSPAKQSEIENEIKTLNLSNMTPIEALVKLSELQKQLK; from the coding sequence ATGACAAACCAAACCCCAATGATGCAGCAATATTTAAAAATAAAATCACAATATCAAGATTGCCTATTGTTTTTTAGATTGGGTGACTTCTATGAAATGTTTTTTGAAGATGCTAAAGTAGCATCGAGAGTACTAGAAATTACTTTGACAAAACGTGATGCAAAAAAAGAAGACCCGATTCCAATGTGTGGTGTGCCATATCATTCAGCTGATGGCTACATTGAGACATTAATAAGTAACGGTTATAAAGTAGCCATTTGTGAACAAATGGAAGACCCTAGACAAACTAAAGGCATGGTTCGACGTGAAGTTGTTCGTATTGTCACGCCTGGTACAGTAATGGATCAAGGCGGTGTAGATGAAAAACAAAACAATTATATTCTGAGTTTTATTCAAAGTGCATCAATGTATGCATTGAGTTATTGTGATGTTTCAACAGGTGAATTAAAAGTAACTCATTTTGAAGATGAAGCAACTTTAATTAATGAAATTACGACAATAAATCCAAATGAGATTGTTGTTAAAGAAGCCATTGGTGAATCGCTAAAACGACAAATTAGTCTAACGACAGAGACTATCACGGTGCTTCCAGATATTTCTGATGTAAAATATGATGTTAATACAACGAATGATAGCCATTTATATCACGTAACACAATTATTATTAGATTATGTTTATCATACGCAAAAAAGAGATCTTTCTCATATTGAATCTGTGATTACATATGAAGCAGTAGACTTTATGAAAATGGACTTTTACGCAAAACGTAATCTTGAATTAACAGAAAGTATACGTTTAAAATCAAAAAAAGGAACGTTACTTTGGCTAATGGATGAAACGAAAACACCTATGGGTGCCAGACGTTTAAAACAATGGATCGATAGACCGCTTATTCAAAAAAAGCAAATTGAATCACGTCTTGATACAGTAGATCAATTTATCAATCATTTTATTGAGAGAGATACATTGAGAGGCTATTTAAATCAAGTGTATGATATTGAACGTCTAGTTGGTCGTGTGAGTTACGGCAATGTTAACGCACGTGATTTAATTCAGCTAAAACATTCTATTTCAGAAATACCCAATATAAAAAATCTCTTACAAGCTTTTGATGAACAAATGACAGCACAGTTTGAGGCGTTAGAACCACTAGATGATTTGCTTAATTTATTAGAAGAAAGTTTAAAAGAAGAACCACCCATTTCAGTTAAAGAAGGCGGTTTATTTAAAACTGGATTTAATGAAACGCTTGATAGCTATTTAGAAGCTTCAAAAAATGGAAAAAATTGGTTAGCAGAATTACAAACAAAAGAAAGACAACGAACTGGAATTAAGTCATTAAAAATTAGTTTTAATAAGGTTTTTGGTTATTTCATAGAAATTACTAGAGCTAATTTACAAGGGTTTGATCCCACTGAATTTGGATATCATAGAAAGCAAACACTTTCAAATGCAGAACGTTTCATTACCGATGAATTAAAAGAGAAAGAAGATATCATTCTAGGTGCAGAAGATAAAGCTATTGAATTAGAATATCAATTGTTTGTGCAACTTAGAGAACAAATTAAAGCATATACGGAAAGATTACAAAAACAAGCAAAAGTAATCTCTGAACTGGATTGCCTGCAGAGTTTTGCTGAAATAGCTCAAAAATATAATTATGCTCGCCCGACTTTTAGTGAAGATAAGACATTAGAACTTGTTAATTCACGACACCCAGTTGTAGAACGGGTTATGGATCATAATGATTATGTGCCTAACGATTGTGAATTAGATAAGGAAACGTTTATATATTTAATTACTGGCCCTAATATGTCGGGTAAATCAACATATATGAGACAAGTCGCAATTATTAGTATCATGGCTCAAATGGGTGCTTATGTACCATGTGAATCGGCAATATTACCTGTGTTTGACCAGATTTTCACTAGAATAGGTGCAGCGGATGATTTAGTTTCTGGGAAAAGTACTTTCATGGTAGAAATGTTAGAAGCTCAAAAAGCACTTGCACATGCTACAGAACACAGTTTAATCATATTTGATGAAATCGGTAGAGGTACATCGACATACGATGGTTTGGCTTTAGCTCAAGCAATGATTGAATATGTCGCACATACGTCGCATGCTAAGACTTTATTCTCAACACATTATCATGAATTAACTACGCTAGATCAATCATTGGCATGTTTGAAAAATGTGCATGTTGCTGCAAATGAATACAATGGTGAATTGATTTTCTTACACAAAGTTAAAGATGGCGCCGTAGATGATAGTTATGGTATACAAGTAGCTAAATTAGCGCATTTACCAGTGGAAGTGATTAATCGAGTGCAAGTGATATTGGATGCATTTGAACAATCGAATAATCAAACAAACAATAAGAATACCATGAATCATGTTGATATTCCTACTGATAAAAATCTAAATGCTTCAAGTGATGAAGTGACAGAAATAAAAGCTACGTATTATGTTGATAATGAACAGTCAGCTGCAACACAACATGCAAAAAGTGATGGACAATTTGAGCAAGCTGCCTTTGATTTATTTGATTCGCCTGCAAAACAAAGTGAAATAGAAAATGAAATTAAAACATTAAATTTATCAAATATGACGCCAATTGAAGCATTAGTAAAACTAAGTGAATTACAAAAACAATTGAAATAG
- the thiW gene encoding energy coupling factor transporter S component ThiW: protein MKTKKLTLTAIFIAINVVLSSIIVIPLGPIKAAPMQHLINVLCAVFVGPWFGLAQAFISSILRMIFGTGSFFAFPGSMIGVLLASGFYYYRKHLFMAAVGEVIGTGIIGSIMCIPLAWVLGFSNLAIKPLMLAFIVSSVIGAIISYIILMILKRKGILKRYL from the coding sequence ATGAAGACTAAAAAGTTAACATTAACAGCAATTTTTATTGCTATAAATGTTGTGTTAAGCAGTATAATTGTGATTCCACTAGGTCCTATAAAAGCAGCACCTATGCAGCATTTAATTAACGTACTTTGCGCTGTATTTGTAGGTCCTTGGTTTGGACTTGCTCAAGCTTTCATTTCATCAATCTTGCGCATGATTTTTGGTACCGGTAGTTTCTTTGCCTTTCCAGGTAGTATGATTGGTGTATTACTCGCTAGTGGTTTTTATTATTATAGAAAGCACCTATTTATGGCAGCTGTGGGAGAAGTGATTGGCACTGGAATTATCGGTAGCATCATGTGTATACCACTTGCTTGGGTCCTTGGTTTTTCAAATCTTGCAATTAAACCATTAATGCTCGCTTTTATTGTTTCAAGTGTAATTGGGGCAATTATTAGTTATATCATTTTAATGATATTGAAGCGAAAAGGCATTTTAAAACGCTACTTATAA
- a CDS encoding RicAFT regulatory complex protein RicA family protein — MYEKDDILAEAERLSERIKSLDTVKEYLKVESQIHHNENLEQRMKELKKNQKQSVNLQNYGKTHALQASEEKIQDIEEDINILPIVEEFRESQAEANDLLQMMIHTMSDRLNKHQE; from the coding sequence ATGTATGAAAAAGATGATATTTTAGCTGAAGCAGAACGTTTGAGTGAACGTATTAAATCTCTAGATACTGTCAAAGAATATCTTAAAGTAGAATCACAAATTCATCATAATGAAAATTTAGAACAACGAATGAAAGAATTAAAGAAAAATCAAAAGCAATCGGTCAATTTGCAAAATTACGGTAAAACACATGCGTTACAGGCCTCGGAAGAAAAGATTCAAGACATCGAAGAAGATATCAATATACTGCCAATTGTAGAAGAATTTAGAGAATCACAAGCAGAAGCCAATGATTTATTACAAATGATGATTCACACAATGTCCGATAGATTAAATAAACACCAAGAATAA
- the miaB gene encoding tRNA (N6-isopentenyl adenosine(37)-C2)-methylthiotransferase MiaB, translated as MNEEQRKSTSIDILAERDKKTKDYSKYFEHVYQPPSLKEARKRGKEEVNYNDDFQIDEKYRNMGQGKTFLIKTYGCQMNAHDTEVMAGILGALGYTPTEDINHADVILINTCAIRENAENKVFSEIGNLKHLKKEKPETVIGVCGCMSQEESVVNKILKSYQNVDMIFGTHNIHRLPEILEEAYLSKAMVVEVWSKEGDVIENLPKVREGNIKAWVNIMYGCDKFCTYCIVPFTRGKERSRRPEDIIDEVRDLARQGYKEITLLGQNVNAYGKDIDGLAYGLGDLLEDISKIDIPRVRFTTSHPWDFTDRMIEVIANGGNIVPHVHLPVQSGNNAVLKIMGRKYTRESYLDLVNRIKTHIPNVALTTDIIVGYPNETDEQFEETLTLYDEVEFEHAYTYIYSQRDGTPAAKMNDNVPLDVKKDRLQQLNKKVACYSERAMQQYEGQTVQVLCEGVSKKDDTVLSGYTSKNKLVNFKAPKSMIGKIVNVYIDEAKQFSLNGTFISVNDKTVVTQ; from the coding sequence GTGAATGAAGAACAAAGAAAAAGTACTTCTATTGATATCTTAGCAGAACGTGATAAAAAGACTAAAGATTATAGCAAGTATTTTGAACACGTGTATCAGCCCCCGAGTTTAAAAGAAGCACGAAAACGTGGTAAAGAGGAAGTTAATTATAATGACGATTTTCAAATAGATGAAAAGTACCGAAACATGGGACAAGGCAAAACATTTTTGATTAAAACATATGGTTGTCAAATGAATGCGCATGATACAGAAGTCATGGCAGGCATACTTGGAGCATTGGGTTATACACCAACGGAAGATATTAATCATGCAGATGTTATATTAATTAATACATGTGCGATTCGAGAAAACGCTGAGAATAAAGTATTTAGTGAAATAGGTAATTTAAAACATTTGAAAAAAGAAAAACCTGAAACGGTCATCGGTGTATGTGGTTGTATGTCACAGGAAGAGTCTGTGGTCAATAAAATATTAAAATCTTATCAAAATGTTGATATGATATTTGGAACACATAATATTCATCGTTTACCTGAAATTTTGGAAGAAGCTTATCTTTCAAAAGCAATGGTTGTTGAAGTATGGTCTAAAGAAGGAGACGTCATTGAAAATCTTCCTAAAGTAAGAGAAGGTAATATCAAAGCGTGGGTTAATATTATGTACGGTTGTGACAAATTCTGTACATACTGTATAGTGCCTTTTACTAGAGGTAAAGAGCGAAGCAGACGACCAGAAGATATCATAGATGAAGTCCGTGATTTAGCGCGCCAAGGCTATAAGGAAATCACATTATTAGGTCAAAATGTTAATGCTTATGGTAAAGATATTGATGGCTTAGCATATGGTTTAGGAGATTTATTAGAAGACATTTCAAAAATTGATATTCCGAGAGTAAGATTTACGACGAGTCATCCATGGGATTTCACAGACAGAATGATTGAAGTCATTGCAAATGGTGGAAATATTGTGCCACATGTCCATCTTCCTGTACAATCTGGTAATAATGCAGTGCTTAAGATTATGGGACGTAAATATACACGTGAAAGTTATTTAGATCTCGTTAACAGAATTAAGACACATATTCCTAATGTTGCACTTACAACTGATATTATAGTTGGTTATCCAAATGAAACAGATGAACAGTTTGAGGAAACTTTAACATTATACGACGAAGTTGAGTTTGAACACGCATATACGTATATATACTCACAAAGAGATGGCACCCCTGCAGCTAAGATGAATGATAATGTGCCATTGGATGTAAAAAAAGATAGATTACAGCAATTAAATAAAAAAGTTGCGTGTTATTCTGAACGTGCAATGCAACAATATGAAGGACAAACAGTTCAAGTATTATGTGAAGGTGTAAGTAAAAAAGATGATACGGTCTTATCTGGTTATACCTCAAAAAATAAATTAGTGAATTTTAAAGCTCCTAAATCAATGATTGGAAAAATAGTTAATGTATATATTGACGAAGCTAAACAATTTTCACTTAATGGTACGTTTATCAGTGTGAATGATAAAACGGTGGTGACACAATAA
- a CDS encoding thiamine-binding protein — MNDTLMSIQIIPKTANGEDVIPYVDEAIKVIDDAGLTYRVGPLETTVQGEMNECLILIQKLNDRMVELEIPSIISQVKFYHVPEGITIETLTGKYDEL; from the coding sequence ATGAATGATACATTAATGAGTATTCAGATTATTCCTAAAACTGCTAACGGAGAAGACGTAATTCCATATGTTGATGAAGCGATTAAAGTAATAGATGACGCAGGTTTAACGTACCGAGTAGGTCCATTAGAAACAACAGTACAAGGTGAAATGAATGAATGTTTAATATTAATTCAAAAATTAAATGATCGCATGGTTGAACTAGAAATTCCTAGTATTATAAGTCAGGTTAAATTTTATCATGTACCTGAGGGGATAACGATTGAGACACTGACTGGGAAGTATGATGAACTTTAA
- a CDS encoding RrF2 family transcriptional regulator yields MKYSKATNYALHALLFMIKNNGDVQRIPVQDLAKALGISTTYLSKILTRLVKVGVISASSGAKGGYQLSLNWQDVTIYEVITTIDGKQSLFEDSFNHGDSCPINKLMIEAEQALIGSLKQKKLKDLI; encoded by the coding sequence ATGAAATATTCTAAAGCGACCAATTATGCGTTACACGCGTTATTATTTATGATCAAAAATAATGGTGATGTTCAACGAATTCCGGTACAAGATCTTGCTAAAGCATTAGGTATTTCTACAACTTACTTGTCAAAAATTTTAACAAGATTAGTTAAAGTTGGTGTTATTTCAGCGAGTAGCGGTGCTAAAGGTGGATACCAATTAAGTTTAAATTGGCAAGATGTAACAATCTATGAAGTGATTACAACAATTGATGGTAAACAAAGCTTGTTTGAAGATAGTTTTAATCATGGTGATAGTTGTCCAATTAATAAGTTAATGATTGAAGCGGAGCAAGCGCTCATAGGCAGTTTGAAACAAAAAAAGCTAAAGGATCTCATATAA
- a CDS encoding poly-gamma-glutamate hydrolase family protein, whose protein sequence is MIDQFMSMSELIDHTEEHKDWQILYNERVAKSLITAVHGGAIERGTSEIAQLISEIGGYSFYTFKGIRKNKNHELHVTSKHFDEPILNELVPTHEVVVSLHGCMGNDVAVYIGGKDLELSYEITQQLQKIGIVVKPAPAHIAGMQTENFVNKGKRDAGVQLELTVALRKQCFKNNKYNLHDRENRENWSQLMFSFSTAIANALKILND, encoded by the coding sequence ATGATAGATCAATTTATGTCAATGTCAGAACTGATTGATCACACTGAAGAACATAAAGATTGGCAAATTTTATATAACGAGCGAGTTGCAAAAAGTTTAATAACAGCTGTTCATGGTGGTGCGATTGAACGTGGCACATCAGAAATTGCACAATTAATTAGTGAAATTGGTGGTTATAGTTTTTATACATTTAAAGGAATCAGGAAAAATAAAAATCATGAACTTCATGTTACATCAAAGCATTTTGATGAGCCCATACTTAATGAATTAGTACCGACACATGAAGTTGTAGTATCGTTACATGGTTGTATGGGTAATGATGTAGCAGTTTATATTGGAGGTAAAGATTTAGAATTATCCTATGAAATCACACAACAATTACAAAAAATAGGTATAGTGGTCAAACCGGCTCCAGCACATATAGCTGGAATGCAAACAGAGAATTTTGTAAATAAGGGTAAACGTGACGCAGGTGTACAATTAGAACTAACTGTGGCATTAAGGAAACAATGTTTTAAAAATAATAAATATAATTTACATGATAGAGAGAATCGAGAGAATTGGTCGCAGTTAATGTTTTCATTTTCCACTGCAATTGCCAATGCTTTAAAAATATTAAATGATTAA